A window of Zingiber officinale cultivar Zhangliang chromosome 5A, Zo_v1.1, whole genome shotgun sequence contains these coding sequences:
- the LOC121981959 gene encoding peptidyl-prolyl cis-trans isomerase FKBP17-2, chloroplastic-like has protein sequence MASILGSPAFLIRPFTKPQLACSQPPRSQSQSQPPPVESQSQPQPLAQPSTATPPPPAPQQKPKLGSDSTDWITSSLTRRFGLGAGLAWVGFLAAGVVSEQIKTRFEVSQEQANTKVLDKEEEVVLPNGIRYTELRVGGGGSPRPGDLVVIDLQGKVVGAVEAFVDTFGEGKRPLALVMGSRPYTKGMCEGVEYVLRSMKAGGQRRVTVPPALGFGDEGADLGSGVRIPPAATLEFVVQVDKVSIAPS, from the exons ATGGCTTCCATCTTGGGATCGCCAGCTTTCCTCATTCGCCCATTCACAAAGCCACAGCTCGCGTGCTCGCAACCACCCCGCTCTCAGTCTCAGTCTCAGCCGCCTCCGGTCGAATCCCAATCCCAACCCCAACCGCTGGCGCAGCCTTCGACGGCTACTCCACCCCCTCCGGCCCCTCAGCAGAAGCCCAAGTTGGGCTCCGACTCTACCGACTGGATCACCTCGAGCTTGACCAGGCGGTTCGGCCTCGGTGCCGGCCTCGCGTGGGTCGGATTCCTCGCCGCTGGCGTCGTCTCCGAGCAGATCAAGACGCGCTTCGAGGTCTCTCAAGAGCAAGCCAACACCAA AGTCCTGGACAAGGAGGAGGAAGTGGTGCTACCAAATGGCATCAGGTATACTGAACTGAGAGTGGGCGGCGGCGGTTCGCCGAGGCCAGGGGATCTGGTGGTGATTGACCTCCAGGGTAAGGTGGTCGGCGCCGTCGAAGCGTTCGTGGATACATTTGGAGAAGGGAAGAGGCCCCTGGCATTGGTCATGGGCTCCAGGCCTTACACCAAGGGGATGTGCGAGGGCGTCGAGTACGTGCTGAGGTCGATGAAGGCCGGGGGGCAGCGGAGAGTGACTGTGCCGCCGGCACTGGGCTTCGGGGACGAAGGCGCCGACTTGGGCTCCGGAGTAAGAATCCCTCCCGCCGCCACGCTTGAGTTCGTCGTGCAGGTGGATAAGGTCTCCATTGCGCCTTCTTGA